The Doryrhamphus excisus isolate RoL2022-K1 chromosome 22, RoL_Dexc_1.0, whole genome shotgun sequence genome segment taacctagcatgtttttggaatgtgggaggaaactggagtacccggagaaaacccacgcatacaaactccacacagagatggccgagggtgggattgaactcaggtccccCTTTAAGTTGTTGGTGCAAAATAACAATATGGGGGGGGGTCTTCTCACCTTCTTTGCCACATCAACACAAGTGTCCTTTTGCTCACTTGGTGCATTCCATGCAGAAAGTGGTAGGACTGGAATCTGAAATAAAAAACACCAGTAACTCCTTGTCATTTGTATCGATATCTTCTTTAACACAAACAATCAGAAAAAGATGTAAAATAAAAGATTGCTGCTGCTTCTTACCAGCAATTCCAACTGTTGTTCCTTTGCAGGTTGTGGAATCTGTAAAAGCAACATTTCATTTAACTTCAGGACATAGAtgcttcctttttctttttcaaacttGCTTACTTTACTCAGTTTCAGATTGGAGAAGTAGGAGAGAGCGCTAAGATTTGGGTCTTTGCTGCAGGACTGACGGGTTACCATGCGAGTACAAGACAGAGACTGTGACCTGAGGAAACCTGCAAAAGCAGAGATCATCTCCAGTGATTAAGATAAAACAGTACGcaatgtgctggagcctatcccagctgtcttcggggcaagaggcggggaacTCCCAGGACttttcgccagccaatcacaggaaacatatacacaaacaaccattcacactcacattcatacctatggacaatttggagtcgccaattaacctagcatgtttttggaatgtgggaggaaaccggagtacccggagaaaacccacgcatgcacgaggagaacatgaaaactccacaaggtggaattgaactcgagtctcctagctttgaggcctgcaatctaaccactcaccaccgtgcagccacacatCAATTAATACATTGTTATTCTTTCCAAGTATGACTTAGATTAGGTGAGTCTGTGCAGGTGATAGTCCTTCAATTTCCTTCAACTGactcaacagtgcctctgctggttgcaactCAGTAGTGCACCCCATTTATTCTTAACTGCTGTAATGActcaatttaaatgtattttattattgttatttccaccctcggccatctctgtgtagagtttgcatgttctccacgtgcatgcgtgggttttctccgggtactccggtttcctcccacattccaaaaacatgctaggtttattggcgactccaaattgtccataggtatgaatgtgagtgtgaatggttgtttgccctgtgattggctggccaccagtccagggtgtaccccgcctctcgcctgaagtcagctgggataggctccagcacccctgcgaccctcgtgcggataagcagtagaaaattaatgttaTTTCCATGATCCCTGACTCTATATCACATTCCTCTTCATACAAGAAACTCTGAAGGGAGGAAGCCATTGATGACttgatatttgtgtatttatttcctGTTGTGTCAGCTTACGTGCAGGGTTGCGATTGAGACACAATGAGGTCACTCCAGGAGATGGTTGCCGAAGGAGACCTTGCACAGATGAATCAGAGAAGTAGGtctgaatgacatcatcagcctatgaaaaaatttaatttgacatcttaaagaaaattttaataaataaatgtcaaacataaaaatgtctatctCTGTTACCCGATAAAAAAGTTGACTGTGGCCGACGCTTGTTGGTTTTGGTGGTGAGAAGTGATACGAGTCCTCTAAAGCTGGAAGATGATCTGGAGCAAGGACCTTAACTTTGTcgtcttatgggaaaaaaacatgaatattagTTGTCTCCTTTTGAATGTAACTTCTTATTTTAGTTGAACACATTCACCTccagaatgaaaacaaaataaagagtCAGTCACGGTGACAAATGAGGGATCTACATTGCTGTGGAACATCATCCATTTCTCAATGCAGTCTCCTGATCTGCAAAACACAAGTTTATTATAATCATTTCAAGAACAAAATATGCATTTGAGAGGACATGTGCAGTCGACTTTACTTGGCTTTTTCTGGACATCCAGTGAAGACACTAGTCAGGTTATCAACGCCGCAGTCGACTGTGTCACAACAGCATCCGATGTCACAGAAATTAGGAGTAAAATCACAGACGCAAACtgcataatacaaaaaaaatagatttaatcAGGATCAGATTTGCTGTTGGGTGTTATAACATTCTCAGGACCTAGCTCAAGATAGCAGTTTATAAATAAATCTGCAATAAAACTGCAGGTTTTGAAGATAAAAATTACCATCAGTGGTTACCGCAGGTGTAACACTAAGTGCAGTCGTGGGATCTTGGGGAAGGGGTCCCTCGGTGGTTCCGGTGGAGTCCATTCCATCCGTGACCCCAGAAGAGCGGGTGGTTGCTGAGCTGACAGTTTCCCCATGTGTTACGGTGGAGGCAGTGTTTGGCGTAGTCCCAAATTCTGTGTCTGTTTGCGCCAATATCCcaaacaagaaacaaaaaataaaatgtaaacagcACCACTGGCGGTGAAGCATATCGTCACTTAAACATCGCGTGAACTACAACACAATCCTAACTTGCTATTTAAGTTGCTATTTAATATTCATGGACACTAAAGTTGACTTTCCTCAAAGTAGTCACTACAATGCAACGCCGCAATAAAGAAagacaacttataaatatcaaaaatacTTGTGTAGTTCTCGGATGCTAGCTAAACATGCTACACACGAGTGGTTGCTAAGATTTCATGTTGCTAAGGAAGTTGAAGCAGTCGCTTCCggtaaaaaaatatactgtacaagaGTAACTATTGTTGAAGCGTAAAAAGAAGAcaattgtttgtatttttgtgttttgagtgTGACTAGACTTAAAAATATTCAAGTCAAAagtcaaaaaagtcaaaaagtcagtttgaatgaatgaatgaatgtcgtgGTTACTCGGCGCCCTCAAGCGGTCTACTAATGTATTGTAATGACCCTTAGGGGtattatgtgttatgtgttgtatttgcgcatgtgttgccatggagagaTATGTTCCGGGGTTGGGAAAGAAAAGGGGTGACGGGCAGGAAGTGAGGCAGAACCCGCATGTTATGGAGTTGTAGCCCTTGTTAGGAAGCATTGTTCTTTGGACCTTAATAAAAAAACGTCTGTTGTTCTGCCCGCCTGGTCTGATGTTTGGCTGAGTGTAGTGTTACAGTATACAATCTATGCAGTGCATAGGTTTTTAATAAGGGGCACTTGACCACAGGGATATTTtcgttttcattttcattcattcattcagggtggaattgaactcaggtctcctagctgtgaggcctgcgtgcaaaccCCTTTGAGCACCTTGCagcccatttttgtttttatattctaaaaataacattaattaatgaatgagatATTATttgctaggctgcacggtgttctagtggttagcatgcagaccacaTAGCTGGGAGAATCGAGTTCAATGCCACGTGTTTGACCACTGCATGCCCTTATGCCTTGCACTCAATCCCTTTGTAATTAGTTCCAGGCCCTACCATGATGTGAACGACTAATTAGCACGCAGgacccacagctaggagacccgagttcaattccaccctcggccatctttgggtggagtttgcatgttctcccggtgcatgcgtgggttttctccgggtactccggtttcctcccacattccaaaaacatgctaggttaattggcgactccaaattgtccataggtatgaatgtgagtgtgaatggttgtttgtctatatgtgccctgtgattggctggacaccagtccagggtgtaccccgcctcttgcccgaagacagctgggataggctccagctctccctgcgaccctcgtgaaggataagcggtagaaaatggatgttatttgctttgtcacctataacacaaagcttagATTATGATGTTTTGTTTAGATAGCTACTATTGACTTTCactatactgttttttttaacattttaacccataaaatgtattaaagtgCATGCTTCAATTTCTCTGCATCCTTGatggaaaatatttggacacccctaaagCTGCATAAAAATCACATAGACAAGGAATATGGCCGCCGACTCGCGTGAACCCCGAGTTCTGTGGGGGTGCGAGGGCCCGTTCAACGCTGCTTTCAGCTTTAATTCATTTTGCATTGAAAAGCACATTGTTGTGTAGCCCACGTCATTGTTTTCTTTCACAGTGTTGTTTTAAACCCTTCACAGGATATTGAGGAATTTCAATTGAAAACAGTTGCTGCAGACTCACAACACATCTTGTATTCTGCTGCATAAGCCGACGATGCATTGCTAATAACCTGTTTTATTTGGTCATGCTTTTTACTCACTTTATCAGTCTGGGTCCAAAGGTATGTTTTAGCAGGAAAGCACACTTTCGCTCTTTGTTTAAAAGGCATTGAAAAGTATCAGCACCCTACGCTTGTAGTtccttaaataaatacatcaaggCTTTAAATAAACAACTTCAATTCACAGCTCAGGTTTCATTTGAATTGTAGAGTTCAGATGGGAatcatttgtttgtttcactACACAGCAAAGACAAGACCCTCCTTTTCTCAAGTTACACAGGAAGTAGCTGATGTAGTTCCACGGGGGTGGGATTCATGCCTAGCTAGAGATGTTACATAAGGTCACTGTAGACCACCCTGTGAAACTTCCAGTCATGTACACTTGATAAAAACATAGGTTTGCAGAGAAACAGAAAGCTTCTAAGGCTTCTCTTGAGTTTGTTTAGTGTTGTTGGGACAACCCGCTTagagtttttgtgttttttggactCACATGTCAAGAAAGGCTGTAAGCCAAGCCTGCAGGATCTCAGCGAGACCAGATGTTACTGGACCTGACAAGGGAATTATAAGATAGCAACACAGACAAGGTGTGTTGAGGACCTTACACAGTAAAAGACTCCAATGTGGCGGATTTTATGATCCCCGAAGTCAAGCTGCCGGTAAATATTTGACAGACGGCAGCCCGAGGAGACAGCTGACTTCAGACAGAACCTCAACATTGAATGCGCTGCCGGAGTCGTAATTGATTCTTTTTGAGTCGCTTCCACTAAACTTTTTCACTTCAGTCATGTCAGAAGACAAAGAGCTGTCCTATACGGATGCCATCATGAAGGCCAGCAGCTCCTTCACTCGCTTCCCTCTCATTCCAGTAAGAGGGATTCCCCTCATGAACCACATCGCTAACAACTATGACGCCGTCGCAGCTTTTTGTCCTGATCCTTCAGACCTCCTCATCGCCACCTACCCGAAAGCAGGTACTAATCATTTCATAACAAATTAATCTGTTCTAGCCATTATAAAAGCTGtaactggtgttttttt includes the following:
- the LOC131109892 gene encoding tectonic-3-like, whose translation is MLHRQWCCLHFIFCFLFGILAQTDTEFGTTPNTASTVTHGETVSSATTRSSGVTDGMDSTGTTEGPLPQDPTTALSVTPAVTTDVCVCDFTPNFCDIGCCCDTVDCGVDNLTSVFTGCPEKAKSGDCIEKWMMFHSNVDPSFVTVTDSLFCFHSGDDKVKVLAPDHLPALEDSYHFSPPKPTSVGHSQLFYRADDVIQTYFSDSSVQGLLRQPSPGVTSLCLNRNPARFLRSQSLSCTRMVTRQSCSKDPNLSALSYFSNLKLSKIPQPAKEQQLELLIPVLPLSAWNAPSEQKDTCVDVAKKVEFIITYTDRGELHNATVNVVLAPVKIDQLLQQVHSIQFKPVTPNKSPQQPIPLVGLRVGTGVIGRFNGAVEPVTIMGTSQGDVCSATQETILFAQNTITGCTFSSSATDCSEMRHQIYQILRGTAIPDVMAMNSGSEPDWTTVLKQECPINLEETCDSGCVLPYLLSVQVLWARMGLLHLPQSYILGAKYIFQCRKFKCPLMSPITLTTEVAFADMTVYPKPFQGFGST